The following are encoded in a window of Fusarium oxysporum f. sp. lycopersici 4287 chromosome 5, whole genome shotgun sequence genomic DNA:
- a CDS encoding S-formylglutathione hydrolase: protein MAFTTNATINSFGGRFLKLSHKSAVTGTPMNATLYLPGSASSSKPAPLLIYLSGLTCTPDNVTEKGFLHAHASKLGLALLYPDTSPRELDLPGEHDSYDFGSGAGFYIDAKKDPYSKHYKMESYITNELPDLIFKEFKEVDSSRVSISGHSMGGHGALTLFLKNPGKYKSVSAWAPISNPSQCPWGDKAFKGYLGEDREEWKKHDATELIKSWKGNFPALIDVGTGDNFYKQGQLLPENLEKAVKDAGIEGLTLRYQDGYDHSYFFISTFGEDHVKHAAKALGLL from the exons ATGGCTTTCACTACAAATGCGACTATCAACAGCTTCGGCGGACGCTTTCTCAAGCTCTCCCACAAGTCCGCCGTCACCGGCACACCCATGAACGCAACTCTCTACCTCCCAggctcagcatcatcttctaAGCCAGCTCCTCTCCTCATCTACCTCTCCGGCCTCACATGCACACCCGACAACGTCACAGAGAAGGGTTTCCTTCACGCCCACGCCTCCAAGCTCGGTCTTGCTCTTCTCTACCCAGACACATCTCCCCGCGAGCTCGACTTGCCCGGTGAGCACGACTCATATGACTTTGGCAGCGGAGCGGGCTTCTACatcgatgccaagaaggACCCTTACAGCAAGCACTACAAGATGGAGTCGTATATCACCAATGAGCTTCCCgacctcatcttcaaggagTTTAAGGAGGTTGATTCCTCGCGAGTTTCTATCTCTGGCCACTCTATGGGTGGACATGGTGCACTGACTCTGTTCCTCAAGAACCCCGGCAAGTACAAGAGTGTCAGCGCCTGGGCTCCTATCTCCAACCCTTCTCAGTGCCCCTGGGGCGACAAGGCCTTCAAGGGTTACTTGGGTGAGGACAGGGAGGAGTGGAAGAAACACGATGCCACTGAGCTCATCAAGAGCTGGAAGGGCAACTTCCCTGCTCTCATTGATGTT GGCACTGGTGACAACTTCTACAAACAGGGCCAGCTTCTCCCCGAGAACCTCGAGAAGGCTGTCAAGGATGCCGGTATTGAGGGCTTGACTCTCCGCTACCAGGAT GGCTACGACCACTCttacttcttcatctctacCTTCGGCGAAGACCACGTCAAGCACGCCGCCAAGGCTCTCGGACTCTTGTGA